A region from the Pogoniulus pusillus isolate bPogPus1 chromosome 43, bPogPus1.pri, whole genome shotgun sequence genome encodes:
- the LOC135192590 gene encoding claw keratin-like isoform X2, with translation MSCSSLCAPCGVAAPAPLADTCNEPCVRQCPDSTVLIQPPATVVTFPGPIMSNFPQYSAVGSAGAPGVGGGYGGTFGGYGGYGGYGGYGGYGGLGGYWGYGGLGGYGGLGGYGGYGGFGGCGGYGGFGGYGYGGWRRGSRYLSGSCGPC, from the exons atgtcctgctccagcctgtgtgCTCCCTGCGGGGtggccgccccggccccgctggCCGACACCTGCAACGAGCCCTGCGTGCGGCAGTGCCCTGACTCCACGGTGCTGATCCAGCCCCCGGCCACGGTGGTCACCTTCCCCGGGCCCATCATGAGCAACTTCCCCCAGTACAGCGCCGTGGGCTCGGCAGGAGCCCCTGGGGTTGGGGGAGGCTACGGTGGCACTTTTGGGGGCTATGGAGGCTATGGTGGCTATGGAGGCTATGGTG GTTATGGAGGCCTTGGTGGCTACTGGGGCTATGGAGGCCTTGGGGGCTATGGAGGCCTTGGGGGCTATGGAGGCTACGGAGGCTTTGGTGGCTGTGGAGGCTACGGAGGCTTCGGGGGCTACGGCTACGGGGGCTGGCGCCGAGGCTCTCGGTACCTGAGTGGCAGCTGTGggccctgctga
- the LOC135192590 gene encoding claw keratin-like isoform X3, with protein MSCSSLCAPCGVAAPAPLADTCNEPCVRQCPDSTVLIQPPATVVTFPGPIMSNFPQYSAVGSAGAPGVGGGYGGTFGGYGGYGGYGGYGGLGGYGGLGGYGGYGGFGGCGGYGGFGGYGYGGWRRGSRYLSGSCGPC; from the exons atgtcctgctccagcctgtgtgCTCCCTGCGGGGtggccgccccggccccgctggCCGACACCTGCAACGAGCCCTGCGTGCGGCAGTGCCCTGACTCCACGGTGCTGATCCAGCCCCCGGCCACGGTGGTCACCTTCCCCGGGCCCATCATGAGCAACTTCCCCCAGTACAGCGCCGTGGGCTCGGCAGGAGCCCCTGGGGTTGGGGGAGGCTACGGTGGCACTTTTGGGGGCTATGGAGGCTATGGTGGCTATGGAGGCTATGGTG GCCTTGGGGGCTATGGAGGCCTTGGGGGCTATGGAGGCTACGGAGGCTTTGGTGGCTGTGGAGGCTACGGAGGCTTCGGGGGCTACGGCTACGGGGGCTGGCGCCGAGGCTCTCGGTACCTGAGTGGCAGCTGTGggccctgctga
- the LOC135192590 gene encoding claw keratin-like isoform X1: MSCSSLCAPCGVAAPAPLADTCNEPCVRQCPDSTVLIQPPATVVTFPGPIMSNFPQYSAVGSAGAPGVGGGYGGTFGGYGGYGGYGGYGGSWGYGGLGGYRGYGGLGGYWGYGGLGGYGGLGGYGGYGGFGGCGGYGGFGGYGYGGWRRGSRYLSGSCGPC; this comes from the coding sequence atgtcctgctccagcctgtgtgCTCCCTGCGGGGtggccgccccggccccgctggCCGACACCTGCAACGAGCCCTGCGTGCGGCAGTGCCCTGACTCCACGGTGCTGATCCAGCCCCCGGCCACGGTGGTCACCTTCCCCGGGCCCATCATGAGCAACTTCCCCCAGTACAGCGCCGTGGGCTCGGCAGGAGCCCCTGGGGTTGGGGGAGGCTACGGTGGCACTTTTGGGGGCTATGGAGGCTATGGTGGCTATGGAGGCTATGGTGGCTCCTGGGGCTACGGAGGCCTTGGTGGCTATAGAGGTTATGGAGGCCTTGGTGGCTACTGGGGCTATGGAGGCCTTGGGGGCTATGGAGGCCTTGGGGGCTATGGAGGCTACGGAGGCTTTGGTGGCTGTGGAGGCTACGGAGGCTTCGGGGGCTACGGCTACGGGGGCTGGCGCCGAGGCTCTCGGTACCTGAGTGGCAGCTGTGggccctgctga
- the LOC135192591 gene encoding claw keratin-like, with protein sequence MSCSSLCAPCGVAAPAPLADTCNEPCVRQCPDSTVLIQPPATVVTFPGPIMSNFPQYSAVGSAGAPGVGGGYGGTFGGYGGYGGLGGYGGYGGSWGYGGLGGYGGYGGLGGYWGYGGLGGYGGYGGFGGCGGYGGYGGFGGYGYGGWRRGHRYLNGNCGPC encoded by the coding sequence atgtcctgctccagcctgtgtgCTCCCTGCGGGGtggccgccccggccccgctggCCGACACCTGCAACGAGCCCTGCGTGCGGCAGTGCCCTGACTCCACGGTGCTGATCCAGCCCCCAGCCACGGTGGTCACCTTCCCTGGGCCCATCATGAGCAACTTCCCCCAGTACAGCGCCGTGGGCTCGGCAGGAGCCCCTGGGGTTGGGGGAGGCTACGGTGGCACTTTTGGGGGCTACGGAGGCTACGGAGGCCTTGGTGGCTATGGAGGCTATGGTGGCTCCTGGGGCTACGGAGGCCTTGGTGGCTATGGAGGTTATGGAGGCCTTGGTGGCTACTGGGGCTATGGAGGCCTTGGTGGCTATGGAGGCTATGGAGgctttggtggctgtgggggctATGGAGGCTACGGAGGCTTCGGGGGCTACGGCTACGGGGGCTGGCGCCGAGGCCACCGCTACCTGAATGGCAACTGTGGGCCCTGTTGA
- the LOC135192596 gene encoding claw keratin-like, with translation MSCSSLCAPCGVAAPAPLADTCNEPCVRQCPDSTVLIQPPATVVTFPGPIMSNFPQYSAVGSAGAPVTGGFGGRGGYGGRGGYGGRGGYGGHGGWGGYGGYGGCGGYGGSGAYGCYGSYGGSGYGGWGRGSCGIC, from the coding sequence atgtcctgctccagcctgtgtgCTCCCTGCGGGGtggccgccccggccccgctggCCGACACCTGCAACGAGCCCTGCGTGCGGCAGTGCCCTGACTCCACGGTGCTGATCCAGCCCCCGGCCACGGTGGTCACCTTCCCCGGGCCCATCATGAGCAACTTCCCCCAGTACAGCGCCGTGGGCTCGGCAGGAGCCCCTGTTACGGGTGGCTTTGGAGGCCGTGGGGGCTATGGGGGCCGTGGGGGCTATGGGGGCCGTGGGGGCTATGGGGGCCatgggggctggggaggctaCGGAGGCTACGGAGGCTGTGGGGGCTATGGAGGCTCTGGAGCCTATGGCTGCTATGGCAGCTATGGGGGCTCTGGCTATGGTGGCTGGGGCCGAGGCAGCTGTGGGATCTGCTAA
- the LOC135192647 gene encoding claw keratin-like: MSCSSLCAPCGVAAPAPLADTCNEPCVRQCPDSTVLIQPPATVVTFPGPIMSNFPQYSAVGSAGAPVTGGFGGRGGYGGRGGYGGHGGWGGYGGYGGCGGYGGSGAYGCYGSYGGSGYGGWGRGSCGIC; encoded by the coding sequence atgtcctgctccagcctgtgtgCTCCCTGCGGGGtggccgccccggccccgctggCCGACACCTGCAACGAGCCCTGCGTGCGGCAGTGCCCTGACTCCACGGTGCTGATCCAGCCCCCGGCCACGGTGGTCACCTTCCCCGGGCCCATCATGAGCAACTTCCCCCAGTACAGCGCCGTGGGCTCGGCAGGAGCCCCTGTTACGGGTGGCTTTGGAGGCCGTGGGGGCTATGGGGGCCGTGGGGGCTATGGGGGCCatgggggctggggaggctaCGGAGGCTACGGAGGCTGTGGGGGCTATGGAGGCTCTGGAGCCTATGGCTGCTATGGCAGCTATGGGGGCTCTGGCTATGGTGGCTGGGGCCGAGGCAGCTGTGGGATCTGCTAA